AAAGCGATTATTTCCGAAGTGATCGAAAATCTATTATTGTAAGTGTACAGCCGCAATTTTTCCGTGACACGTCATGAactattttattattcttatgATCTTGCAAATGACGACTTCGTCGCTCGAGACTGTACAAATAATAGGGCCAGAAGTAAGCGCCATGAATGATGAATGATTTTAAGCGCTTTCCTCGCGTGTTTAATGGATATTGCGGGGACTGATAGAGGTGTGTCGATTAAGACGTGGCCTACATCATTGTCGTCGTTCAATCAAATgtaccaacaacaaaatcctTCAGTTCAGACATTCTCAGAGACTCTTCGGCTCTAGCGATGGTTGTTATTAAACTGAACATATGCATTTGGTTCCCGTGTACTGCTCCAGAGCTAACGATGTTAGGTAAAGAAAAGTTGTACAACAGATACCCTGCAACGAATTGTGAATAAACTACCAACATCATCTCCACCAAACTGTACACGTCAAACTGAAGCTAGTTGTAGAGGATTTACCAAAAACGTTGCCACAGgagttgtattttgttttcgtgCGTATCGTAGCTTAAAGTGCGATCTGTCTCCCACACCAAACTGGCTCTaccaacaccacacacacacacacgcacacatcgtCTACATTTTCACAATGGATTAATATTCTTCCCCTTCAGGACACATCTTGTGGTCAGCGAATTGATTGAAACACACGATTGCAAGCGTAAAACAGTTCATTGCTTTTCATTTACGTTTCACCCCCATGTcttattaattcaatttcattcCATTATTATCTGTCGAATTTGCTCACTTGCCTTAACCTGTCGTCGTGCTTGCCTTCGTTctaacatttcatttcaactTCCTGTTACTGTGTATTAAAACTACGGGCGAGAATTTTGCCAAATGGTGGAGTTAAGACTGGAAACATAAATTGCATTCAAGGAACCGTAGAATTTATCATATCATCTTAGCAATAGTAAATCGGAGAAAGATACTTTAGAGaaaagagggagaaaaaacaacaaagggAATAGGTGCATGGAGGTCAGAATGCGCAAAAGGTAGTACGGGATGCGACGTGTCCTTTAGGAGGACGGTGGTGACGTTATGCTGGCTCGTTTCTTTGAACTAGgctcatcagcatcatctgcGTTCGATAGTAAATGTTCAGTGTCCGCCGGTACGGGTATGGAGGAACCGTCGTCTGATCCAGCGTCATCTAAGCTGGATGGAGCAATAGAGACCGCGGGCTTATTATCATCCTTATTTTCCTTTGCTGCTTCCTGCTCGGCCGTTTGCTTCGCCGTTTCAATGCGCTTCGAAAGCTCTTTATGGAGCTTTGTAATCACTTCTGGACGGGACTGTACCGGAAACGAGATTGCAAGGATCATAAGTTTAATAATCGGTCATTAAGGAAACGATTCAGTATTAAACATTTACCATCACTAGAAACACCTTTATCTGTCCAGTACTGTCAATAGCTGTTAGACGCAGACTTTTTTGACTCGGTTGTTGTGCGACCATTCCGGCCCATACCTGGAAggcgataaaaaaaagatagcaGACGGATAGttagcattaaaaaaagaaaataataataatagcatTATTTGAAAACAAGCTCTGAAAAGGAGTTTTTATCAAATAAAGATGAAGCAAACCCTTTCTTAATATCACAGCCACGCCACAAAGTGTGAtgctttttgtgtttcttacCTTAGTGTTGATCAATACACGAAGATTGCCGGACTGCCGAAATACAACGCGAGATTCATTGTTGTCTTTGTCATTAAGTCGCAGCGTGCCGTGACCACGCTCCTCCCAGTTCGACTTGGCGAACGCAAACAGCTTGCAATTAATTTCGACCACGTTCCGTTCGTCCTCTTCGCCAGTGATGGTCTCGACCTCTTCGTACTTGCGTTTAAGTGCTCCCCGGCTTTCCTCATAGCGGCGGGCAGCTTCCTCCAGACTTTCGCGATCCTTTGGCTCCCGGCTGCTACCATCCGAAGAGTCGGACCCATCCTTGCCGGTTGCGGTGCCGGTAGCGTTCGACGAAGCTGTGTTCGCTGAATTGCCCCCCGCACCACCCGTACCACTTTCGCCCGCTGTTGCCGCCACGCTTGTGGCGAATGAAAAACCAGTGGTTGGAAGCGTGTTGGCACTGGCGTTGCTAAGATTTTCACCCGTCACACGTTCGTGGACATTTTGGCCAAACACAAATCCGCACGACGCTTCGCTCAGCGTCGATTTTTTCACATTCGCGAAAAGGTTCGACTTCGGCAGGGAGGCACTTTTCAGCTTTGCCAACGGATCGATATTGTTGCTGTTCGTACTGTTGTCACCATCCTTGTCCGTTGCCGATTTGCTACTCTCTGCCGAGCCACCCTTTGCATCCGCATCCGATGGTTCATCCTCGCTGAACTGCGTCTTCAGGAAGGGATTTGTAGGGGCCGGTGCGACGGCATCGTTACCATTCTTATCTGCAGCTGCACCGTTGCCTTCTTTGATGCTTCCGATTCCGCCAAACGATAGCTGTGATGGTTTCAGCACGCTTGGTTTCAGGTTGAAACTGTTTGCCAAGCCAGCATTACCGCCGACAAAGCCGGCTAGGGATGGCGATGACGATATGCTGTTGCTCGATGAAGAACCACCTCCCCCAAGGAACGCAGATCCGCCAAAGGTAGACTGTCTAAGGACGCTTGACTTCAGCTGGAAGCTGGATGGTTGCACCACACTGCTTGAAccattgctgctgttggatTGGGACGATTCTTGCTCTTCATTCAACATGTTGTCGTCTCCTGTGCGAAATAAAAATGAGGTGCAATGATAGATATCGCATGAAAACATTGAATGCAAACAATCAAAACCAGCCCCGAATCAAGTATTGGGGGATTAACACATAAGAGAATTTCCGATTCAATCAATATTGCAGGAGCAccccaaacacacaattcaacGACAAGACCCGATGTAAATCGTTCCAAAACTTACTTTCAACATTCGCCATTCGGTGGTAAAGCGTTCGTGCCCTTAGGACTTGGTGGTGGAATCTTCCAGGATGTGATGCCCTCCCGATTACGCCTTTTCCGGCAGTGTTACTTTCCGCAGCTCAAAGCAGTTTTCCGCAAAGCGACCAACGTTAGATGTTGCGAACCAGCACACAATGGATAACGTCGATAAAGCGCTGGGAAAACGTTTTGTCAGCATCAAATCTGACCTAATCCGCACCAATCGCCAATCGCATACAAAACGTTCGGAAGAAGGAAACAGTGGCGAAGTGGAcgacgctgcacgacagtcgAATACCCGGAATCACGGAAGAAATCGCGATGACAACTCATGAAACCAACTTTCGTCAAACGTTCGCGACTTGCAGCCCTGA
This is a stretch of genomic DNA from Anopheles merus strain MAF chromosome 2R, AmerM5.1, whole genome shotgun sequence. It encodes these proteins:
- the LOC121588360 gene encoding ran-binding protein 3; this encodes MANVERDDNMLNEEQESSQSNSSNGSSSVVQPSSFQLKSSVLRQSTFGGSAFLGGGGSSSSNSISSSPSLAGFVGGNAGLANSFNLKPSVLKPSQLSFGGIGSIKEGNGAAADKNGNDAVAPAPTNPFLKTQFSEDEPSDADAKGGSAESSKSATDKDGDNSTNSNNIDPLAKLKSASLPKSNLFANVKKSTLSEASCGFVFGQNVHERVTGENLSNASANTLPTTGFSFATSVAATAGESGTGGAGGNSANTASSNATGTATGKDGSDSSDGSSREPKDRESLEEAARRYEESRGALKRKYEEVETITGEEDERNVVEINCKLFAFAKSNWEERGHGTLRLNDKDNNESRVVFRQSGNLRVLINTKVWAGMVAQQPSQKSLRLTAIDSTGQIKVFLVMSRPEVITKLHKELSKRIETAKQTAEQEAAKENKDDNKPAVSIAPSSLDDAGSDDGSSIPVPADTEHLLSNADDADEPSSKKRASITSPPSS